Proteins from one Gilliamella sp. ESL0443 genomic window:
- the fur gene encoding ferric iron uptake transcriptional regulator, whose product MTNHDKDNNAALKSAGLKVTLPRLKILELLRDPSCQHITVEDLYKKLLDMGEEIGLATVYRVLNQFDDAGIVTRHNFEGGRAVFELASQKHHDHLICLDCGEVFEFRDEIINKRQKEIAEQYGVELTFHSLYLYGHCKSGNCKTHPELHTKK is encoded by the coding sequence ATGACAAATCATGATAAAGATAACAATGCAGCACTCAAAAGTGCGGGTTTAAAGGTTACGTTACCGCGATTAAAAATTTTAGAATTACTACGCGATCCTTCATGCCAACACATTACTGTGGAAGATCTTTATAAAAAACTACTTGATATGGGCGAAGAGATTGGTCTTGCTACTGTATATCGTGTATTAAATCAATTTGATGATGCGGGTATTGTAACACGCCACAATTTTGAAGGAGGAAGAGCCGTTTTTGAGCTTGCCTCACAAAAACATCATGACCACTTAATTTGTTTAGATTGTGGAGAAGTTTTTGAATTTCGAGACGAAATTATCAACAAACGTCAAAAAGAAATTGCAGAGCAATATGGCGTGGAACTCACCTTTCATAGCTTATATCTTTATGGTCATTGCAAATCAGGTAACTGTAAAACTCATCCGGAACTTCATACAAAAAAATAA
- the sucC gene encoding ADP-forming succinate--CoA ligase subunit beta produces MNLHEYQSKHLFKQYNLPVPEGYVCNSIDEIQDTLAELSSQSNAWVAKCQVHAGGRGKSGGVICTKDFNEIRLFAEKWLGQYLVTYQTTSKGQPVNKILIEKASNIEKELYLGAVVDRSTKRIVIMASTEGGVEIEKVAEQSPHLIHKISLDPLTGPCGYQGRELAFKLGLTGKLVNQFAKLFVNFANLFIEKDVSLAEVNPLVITDTQELICLDAKVVLDDNAMFRHPDLVVLRDTTQEDERESIAAKQGISYVSLDGNIGCMVNGAGLAMATMDMIKLYGGEPANFLDVGGGTTKERVAEAFKLILSDKNVKAILVNIFGGIVRCDLIANGIIDAIKEIGLTVPVVVRLEGNNAELARDILAKSKLNVITAKSLVDAAQQIVSVAQ; encoded by the coding sequence ATGAATCTGCATGAGTATCAATCAAAACACCTATTTAAACAATATAATTTGCCAGTGCCAGAAGGTTATGTGTGTAATTCAATCGATGAAATACAAGATACATTGGCTGAGCTCTCTTCTCAATCTAATGCTTGGGTAGCAAAGTGCCAAGTTCATGCAGGTGGACGTGGTAAGTCAGGTGGGGTAATTTGTACTAAAGATTTTAATGAAATTAGATTGTTTGCTGAAAAATGGTTAGGTCAATATTTAGTGACTTATCAAACAACGTCTAAAGGGCAACCAGTTAATAAAATTTTAATTGAAAAAGCGTCTAATATAGAGAAAGAGCTTTATTTAGGGGCGGTTGTTGATCGTAGTACAAAACGCATTGTGATTATGGCATCTACCGAAGGTGGTGTTGAGATCGAAAAAGTCGCTGAGCAATCGCCACATTTAATTCATAAAATATCACTCGACCCTTTAACAGGACCATGCGGATATCAAGGCCGAGAGTTAGCTTTTAAACTTGGTTTAACCGGTAAATTAGTCAATCAATTTGCTAAATTATTTGTTAATTTTGCTAATCTTTTCATTGAAAAAGATGTTTCTTTAGCAGAAGTCAATCCTTTAGTTATTACCGATACACAGGAGTTAATCTGTCTAGATGCTAAAGTTGTGCTAGATGATAATGCTATGTTTAGACATCCTGATTTAGTCGTATTAAGAGATACTACACAGGAAGACGAACGGGAGTCGATAGCGGCTAAACAAGGCATTAGCTATGTATCTTTAGATGGCAATATTGGTTGCATGGTTAATGGCGCAGGCCTTGCTATGGCAACTATGGATATGATTAAACTTTATGGTGGTGAGCCAGCAAACTTTTTAGATGTTGGTGGTGGCACGACAAAAGAACGGGTTGCCGAAGCCTTTAAATTGATACTTTCTGATAAAAATGTGAAAGCAATATTAGTCAATATTTTTGGTGGTATTGTTCGCTGCGATCTTATTGCTAATGGCATTATTGATGCAATTAAGGAAATAGGTTTGACTGTTCCTGTTGTCGTTCGTCTTGAAGGTAATAATGCAGAACTAGCAAGAGATATTTTAGCTAAAAGTAAATTAAATGTTATTACCGCAAAAAGTTTAGTCGATGCAGCCCAACAGATCGTCAGTGTTGCACAATAA
- a CDS encoding inner membrane-spanning protein YciB: MKQLLNFIPLIVFFIFLTIYDIFVGVQALMVSATISFLIILVMYKKIDKVELVSYLMIMIFGGITLYTQNQDIIKWKVTIINFLFAAALSISQFGFKKNLLQKMLGKEIHLDIAIWNKLNLIWIAFFTVCGSFSLVATYYASSDFFWIFKVFILPIASLVMSLISGIYIYRHMNKMADNG, translated from the coding sequence ATGAAGCAGCTATTAAATTTTATACCACTTATCGTCTTTTTTATATTTTTAACAATTTACGATATTTTTGTTGGCGTACAAGCCTTGATGGTTTCAGCAACCATCTCATTTTTAATTATTCTTGTTATGTATAAAAAAATTGATAAAGTCGAGCTCGTCTCCTATCTGATGATAATGATTTTTGGTGGCATAACACTTTATACGCAAAATCAAGACATAATTAAATGGAAAGTAACCATCATAAACTTCTTATTTGCTGCTGCATTATCTATTAGTCAGTTTGGTTTCAAAAAAAATCTACTACAAAAAATGTTAGGTAAAGAGATACATCTCGATATCGCTATTTGGAATAAACTCAACTTGATATGGATCGCTTTTTTTACGGTTTGCGGTTCATTTAGCCTAGTTGCAACCTATTATGCATCAAGTGATTTCTTCTGGATCTTCAAAGTATTTATTTTACCGATTGCATCATTAGTCATGTCATTGATATCGGGCATTTACATCTATCGGCATATGAATAAAATGGCTGATAACGGATAA
- the fldA gene encoding flavodoxin FldA produces the protein MAQVGIFFGSDTGNTENVAKQIQQILGTDKADLFDIAKTTKEHIEKYDFLFFGIPTWYYGESQADWDDFFPNLENVDFNGKTVAIFGCGDQEDYAEYFCDAMGTIRDIIEPKGAKIVGHWSTEGYSFEASKSLVDDNHFVGLAIDEDRQPELTEERINNWVNQVKTEMNI, from the coding sequence ATGGCACAAGTTGGAATTTTTTTTGGTAGTGACACAGGCAACACAGAAAATGTAGCTAAACAAATCCAACAAATTTTAGGTACAGACAAAGCAGATCTTTTTGATATTGCAAAAACAACAAAAGAACATATCGAAAAATATGACTTCTTATTTTTTGGTATCCCAACTTGGTATTACGGCGAATCTCAAGCGGATTGGGATGATTTTTTTCCTAACTTAGAAAACGTTGACTTTAATGGCAAAACAGTCGCAATATTTGGCTGTGGTGACCAAGAAGATTATGCTGAATATTTTTGTGATGCAATGGGAACAATCCGCGATATTATCGAACCTAAAGGCGCAAAAATTGTTGGTCATTGGTCTACTGAAGGTTACAGTTTTGAAGCATCTAAAAGCTTAGTTGATGACAACCACTTTGTAGGTTTAGCCATTGATGAAGATCGCCAACCAGAATTAACAGAAGAAAGAATTAATAATTGGGTAAACCAAGTAAAAACCGAAATGAATATTTGA